A region from the Candidatus Thermoplasmatota archaeon genome encodes:
- a CDS encoding MBL fold metallo-hydrolase, producing the protein MLVQSLRQEGLGCLTHLVADERAGEGVVIDPVLDVGPVLEAARQAEVEIRHVVDTHLHADHVSGVRALGRKTGAAIHMPANAGVRFDHEPLADGDAIDVGDVSLLARRAPGHTPEHLVLFASEAGAPPYAAFTGDTLFVGSVGRPDLVGEADARALAADLHATLSGVLGPVADGTIVHPGHGLGSACGSIASPLTVSSFGYERATNGFLGERDRAAFTARVLDDLPPKPGNAVRIKQLNREGPPVAMPTREAVPALDPRAFADAVGDGRDVLIIDLGEPDAFGANHVAGSVDVPFSQAAFPARAANLVELGLPIYVVGPNGDQVAAAVRALALVGGLDVRGWLEGGLPAWRAAGLPFATLEGVSANAARAPILDVRSRAEWEAGHAPGATWIPLEDVASRFDELDRDAAWTVTCGSGYRSATAASLLARAGFPRVANLLGGMAAWKAASRPLEKPSEAAGRATRT; encoded by the coding sequence ATGCTCGTGCAATCGCTCCGTCAGGAGGGGCTGGGCTGCCTGACGCATCTCGTCGCGGACGAGCGCGCGGGCGAGGGCGTCGTGATCGACCCGGTGCTCGACGTCGGACCCGTCCTCGAAGCGGCCCGGCAGGCGGAGGTCGAGATCCGTCACGTGGTCGACACGCACCTCCACGCGGACCACGTGAGCGGCGTCCGCGCCCTTGGGCGCAAGACCGGGGCCGCGATCCACATGCCAGCGAACGCGGGCGTGCGCTTCGACCACGAGCCGCTCGCCGACGGCGACGCGATCGACGTGGGCGACGTCTCCCTCCTCGCGCGCCGCGCGCCCGGGCATACGCCGGAGCATCTCGTCCTGTTCGCGAGCGAGGCCGGCGCGCCCCCTTACGCCGCGTTCACGGGCGACACGCTGTTCGTCGGGAGCGTGGGCCGACCCGACCTCGTGGGCGAGGCGGATGCGCGGGCGCTCGCGGCGGACCTGCACGCGACGCTCTCGGGCGTCCTTGGACCCGTCGCCGACGGAACGATCGTCCACCCCGGCCACGGGCTCGGGAGCGCGTGCGGCTCCATCGCGAGCCCCCTCACCGTATCGAGCTTCGGTTACGAGCGCGCGACGAACGGCTTCCTCGGCGAGCGCGACCGCGCCGCGTTCACGGCGCGCGTCCTCGACGACCTTCCCCCGAAGCCCGGAAACGCCGTCCGGATCAAGCAGTTGAACCGGGAAGGCCCGCCGGTCGCGATGCCGACCCGCGAGGCCGTGCCCGCGCTCGACCCGCGCGCCTTCGCGGACGCGGTGGGCGACGGGCGCGACGTCCTCATCATCGACCTCGGCGAGCCCGACGCCTTCGGCGCGAACCACGTCGCGGGATCCGTGGACGTTCCCTTCTCGCAGGCCGCGTTTCCCGCCCGGGCGGCGAACCTCGTGGAGCTCGGCCTGCCCATCTACGTCGTGGGACCGAACGGGGACCAGGTCGCCGCCGCGGTGAGGGCGCTCGCGCTCGTGGGCGGCCTCGACGTGCGCGGGTGGCTCGAAGGCGGCCTCCCCGCGTGGCGCGCGGCCGGCCTTCCCTTCGCGACGCTCGAGGGCGTGTCCGCGAACGCGGCCCGCGCGCCGATCCTCGACGTGCGTTCGCGAGCGGAGTGGGAGGCGGGCCATGCGCCGGGCGCCACGTGGATCCCGCTCGAGGACGTCGCGAGCCGCTTCGACGAGCTCGACCGCGACGCGGCGTGGACCGTGACGTGCGGCTCCGGCTACCGGAGCGCGACCGCGGCGAGCCTCCTTGCGCGCGCCGGCTTCCCGCGCGTTGCGAACCTCCTGGGCGGGATGGCCGCGTGGAAGGCCGCGTCCCGCCCGCTCGAGAAGCCGAGCGAGGCCGCCGGGCGCGCGACGCGGACGTGA
- a CDS encoding NAD-dependent epimerase/dehydratase family protein, translating into MDLRGATAVVTGGAGFIGSHLVDALVARGSRVTVYDNLSTGSPSFLGHLARNPGVRFVQGDVLDARSLRPAITGSDIVFHVAADPDVRTSFERTAEHMRQNVTATNTVLDVMRDAGVKRIAFTSTSTVYGEAAIIPTPEGYGPLEPISVYGAAKLGAESLIAAYCHTFDFQGASFRFANVVGPRSTHGVTYDFIHKLRANPKRLEILGDGKQTKSYVSVADTVEGLLHAVERQTRKYDVYNIGSEDAVDVKSIADICASVLGLKDVEYRYTGGVDGRGWRGDVKVMRLAIDKLKGLGWKPRHTSADAIRLAAVATAADQG; encoded by the coding sequence ATGGACCTCCGGGGCGCGACGGCCGTCGTCACGGGCGGCGCGGGCTTCATCGGAAGCCACCTCGTCGACGCGCTCGTCGCGCGCGGCTCGCGCGTCACCGTTTACGACAACCTGTCCACGGGGAGCCCGTCGTTCCTGGGCCACCTCGCGCGCAATCCCGGCGTGCGCTTCGTGCAGGGCGACGTCCTCGACGCGCGCTCGCTGCGTCCCGCCATCACCGGTTCGGACATCGTCTTCCACGTCGCGGCCGACCCCGACGTGCGCACGAGCTTCGAGCGCACCGCCGAGCACATGCGGCAGAACGTGACGGCGACGAACACGGTGCTCGACGTCATGCGCGACGCGGGCGTGAAACGCATCGCCTTCACGTCCACGAGCACGGTCTACGGCGAGGCGGCGATCATCCCGACGCCCGAGGGCTACGGCCCCCTCGAGCCCATCTCGGTCTACGGCGCCGCGAAGCTCGGCGCGGAGTCCCTCATCGCGGCGTACTGCCACACGTTCGACTTCCAGGGCGCGAGCTTCCGCTTCGCGAACGTCGTCGGGCCGCGCTCGACCCACGGCGTCACGTACGACTTCATCCACAAGCTCCGCGCGAACCCGAAGCGCCTCGAGATCCTGGGCGACGGCAAGCAGACGAAATCGTACGTCTCCGTCGCCGACACCGTGGAGGGGCTCCTCCACGCGGTCGAGCGGCAAACGAGGAAGTACGACGTCTACAACATCGGGAGCGAGGACGCCGTCGACGTGAAGTCGATCGCCGACATCTGCGCGTCGGTGCTCGGGCTCAAGGACGTCGAATACCGCTACACGGGCGGCGTCGACGGACGCGGCTGGCGCGGCGACGTCAAGGTCATGCGGCTCGCGATCGACAAGCTCAAGGGGCTCGGCTGGAAGCCGCGCCACACGAGCGCGGACGCGATCCGCCTCGCCGCCGTGGCGACCGCCGCGGATCAAGGTTAG
- a CDS encoding winged helix-turn-helix domain-containing protein, which produces MPRRERQTLIGVVLAELSRAAGDRDASVTQVAARCNMPYDRFKELLEDLRGKGLIHGDDPFRLTPEGRKLLEAYRAWREALRLFGMSPDDADRRG; this is translated from the coding sequence GTGCCGAGGCGTGAGCGACAGACCCTGATCGGCGTCGTGCTCGCCGAGCTTTCGAGGGCCGCGGGCGACCGCGACGCCTCCGTCACGCAGGTGGCGGCCCGATGCAACATGCCCTACGACCGTTTCAAGGAGCTTCTCGAAGACCTCCGCGGCAAGGGGCTCATCCACGGCGACGACCCGTTCCGTCTGACGCCGGAGGGGCGCAAGCTCCTCGAGGCCTACCGCGCATGGCGGGAAGCCCTCCGGCTCTTCGGCATGTCGCCGGACGACGCGGATCGCCGCGGCTAG
- the gatD gene encoding Glu-tRNA(Gln) amidotransferase subunit GatD: MTEYEGVVRRLLDGANAAVGDTVDATVPDGRTERGVVMERTVASGPDILVLKLKSGYNVGLAMGPGSKLALAKKADPRVAKPRATPSKDGLPPVAILATGGTIASFVDYRTGAVHPVATPAELAAAVPELYALANVRPRIVFSMFSEDLQPEHWQTLAREVKREFDAGARGVVVTHGTDTMSYTAAALAFFFKDGLPGPVVLVGAQRSSDRPSSDAGMNLHAAVAVAAQSDLGEVVVVMHGETGDNHCLVHRGTRVRKMHSSRRDAFVSINARPLGRVEGGKVSLTEPYRRAKPGPAVLDDRLDEEVSIIQSYPGLWPDHLEKVVLKGVVLVGTGLGHVARRNLDMVRAISTGRHADGSPRLRYDGREAGPSFVVMATQCLNGRVNMNVYSTGRDLLEAGVIPAEDMLAETAYIKLMWVLGRTKDPSEVRRLMRENVVGELDERTPVDAFEPLAP; this comes from the coding sequence ATGACGGAGTACGAGGGCGTCGTGCGCAGGCTCCTCGACGGCGCGAACGCGGCGGTGGGCGACACGGTGGATGCGACCGTGCCGGACGGCCGCACCGAGCGGGGCGTCGTCATGGAACGGACCGTCGCAAGCGGCCCCGACATCCTCGTTCTCAAGCTGAAGAGCGGATACAACGTCGGGCTCGCCATGGGTCCCGGATCGAAGCTCGCGCTCGCGAAGAAGGCCGATCCCCGCGTCGCGAAGCCGCGCGCCACGCCCTCGAAGGACGGCCTTCCGCCGGTCGCGATCCTCGCGACGGGGGGCACCATCGCGTCCTTCGTCGATTACCGCACGGGCGCGGTCCACCCCGTCGCGACGCCCGCGGAGCTCGCGGCCGCCGTGCCCGAGCTCTACGCCCTCGCGAACGTGCGTCCGCGCATCGTCTTCTCGATGTTCAGCGAGGATCTCCAACCGGAGCACTGGCAGACCCTCGCGAGGGAGGTCAAGCGCGAGTTCGACGCGGGCGCGCGCGGCGTCGTCGTGACGCACGGAACGGACACGATGTCCTACACGGCCGCCGCGCTCGCGTTCTTCTTCAAGGACGGCCTTCCCGGCCCGGTCGTGCTCGTCGGCGCCCAGCGCTCGAGCGACCGGCCGTCGAGCGACGCGGGCATGAACCTCCACGCCGCCGTGGCCGTCGCGGCGCAAAGCGACCTCGGCGAGGTCGTCGTGGTGATGCACGGCGAGACGGGCGACAACCACTGTCTCGTCCACCGCGGAACGCGCGTGCGCAAGATGCACAGCTCCCGCCGCGACGCGTTCGTCTCGATCAACGCCCGTCCCCTCGGCCGCGTCGAGGGCGGAAAGGTCTCGCTCACGGAGCCCTACCGGCGCGCGAAGCCCGGGCCCGCCGTCCTCGACGACCGCCTCGACGAGGAGGTTTCGATCATCCAGAGCTACCCGGGCCTCTGGCCCGATCACCTCGAGAAGGTCGTCTTGAAGGGCGTCGTCCTCGTGGGCACGGGGCTCGGCCACGTCGCGCGCCGCAACCTCGACATGGTGCGCGCCATCTCGACGGGCCGCCACGCGGACGGCTCGCCGCGCCTGCGCTACGACGGACGCGAAGCCGGTCCGTCGTTCGTGGTGATGGCGACGCAGTGCCTCAACGGGCGCGTCAACATGAACGTGTATTCCACCGGGCGCGACCTCCTGGAGGCGGGCGTCATCCCGGCGGAGGACATGCTCGCCGAGACGGCCTACATCAAGCTCATGTGGGTCCTCGGCCGCACGAAGGATCCCTCCGAGGTCCGTCGGCTCATGCGCGAGAACGTCGTCGGCGAGCTCGACGAGCGGACGCCCGTCGACGCCTTCGAGCCCCTCGCGCCCTAG
- the asnB gene encoding asparagine synthase (glutamine-hydrolyzing) translates to MFPGRTPGTPCPSPGGKGFVERPPNGHEGPGSRRGGRTYRASSPSGGQAPFRVVCSIGGVYRSGSVEPADATAIEAIMQSMAARGPDHAAVRRFGPVILGHGRLAIRGLTSPAALQPMETPDGRHALVFNGEIYNHAEIADILGFKPRSGSDTEVLLELLARRGVQGLALVEGDFALAHLDRSTGELILARDLFGVKPLCYVETDGGFWFASVPQALLSPAGPALRVADEAAVAAFLVEGLAELPGRTFFRDVKSVLPGHALVVRDGRVVRAERYAPCPVEGPARMPLEAALAKSVALRLEADVPVGASLSGGLDSAFVVATATRGRAGLPTFTALMPDGAPDESGLAALTAAASRASPTWVYVGPPSPDELRALVRDQGAPFSTLSVHAQRRVAAAARAAGAKVLLDGQGADEVFAGYPHYRAARLATLLARGRLARFAREARACGLASTAEAFYLILPRPVRDAVRRVAHRRARKRLDPGLAARHPLPRAPGLRGSSLLKAVLADGLRRSSLPSLLRFADRNTMAEGVEGRYPFLDRDVVAAAFALEDERLVSDNWTKRALREAAAGLVPDAIRSARAKVDFRTPDEAWFAGPLARLFEEHLGDGRLEERGWLAPGEGARLLADHARGRDKGMARRAFFLEAWARVHLDAPQARIEPGALRARSE, encoded by the coding sequence ATGTTTCCCGGTCGCACGCCGGGAACACCGTGTCCGTCTCCGGGGGGTAAGGGATTTGTCGAACGACCTCCGAACGGCCATGAAGGACCCGGGTCACGTCGAGGAGGGCGCACGTATCGTGCGTCAAGCCCATCAGGCGGGCAAGCCCCCTTCCGGGTCGTGTGCTCGATCGGGGGGGTGTACCGCAGCGGATCCGTCGAGCCCGCGGACGCGACCGCGATCGAGGCGATCATGCAGTCGATGGCCGCGCGCGGCCCCGACCATGCGGCCGTCCGCCGCTTCGGCCCCGTCATCCTCGGGCACGGTCGTCTCGCGATCCGCGGTCTCACATCCCCGGCGGCGCTGCAGCCGATGGAGACCCCGGACGGCCGTCACGCGCTCGTCTTCAACGGCGAGATCTACAACCACGCGGAGATCGCCGATATCCTCGGGTTCAAACCGCGCTCCGGGAGCGACACCGAAGTCCTCCTCGAGCTTCTCGCGCGCCGAGGCGTCCAAGGTCTCGCGCTCGTCGAGGGTGACTTCGCGCTTGCGCATCTCGACCGCTCGACGGGCGAGCTGATCCTTGCGAGGGACCTTTTCGGCGTGAAGCCGCTGTGCTACGTGGAAACGGACGGCGGGTTCTGGTTCGCGAGCGTTCCGCAGGCCCTCCTTTCGCCCGCCGGCCCCGCGCTCCGCGTCGCGGACGAGGCGGCCGTGGCGGCGTTCCTCGTCGAAGGTCTCGCGGAGCTCCCGGGCCGCACGTTCTTCCGGGACGTCAAGAGCGTCCTTCCCGGCCACGCGCTCGTCGTGCGCGACGGGCGCGTCGTGCGCGCGGAGCGCTACGCGCCTTGTCCCGTCGAGGGTCCCGCGCGGATGCCGCTCGAGGCGGCGCTCGCGAAAAGCGTGGCGCTGCGGCTCGAAGCGGACGTCCCGGTCGGGGCCTCGCTTTCGGGCGGGCTCGATTCCGCCTTCGTGGTCGCGACCGCAACTCGGGGCCGCGCAGGGCTTCCGACCTTCACGGCGCTCATGCCGGACGGAGCGCCCGACGAATCGGGGCTCGCCGCGCTCACCGCGGCCGCATCCCGCGCCTCTCCGACCTGGGTGTACGTCGGGCCTCCGTCCCCCGATGAGCTGCGGGCGCTCGTGCGCGACCAGGGGGCTCCGTTCTCGACGCTGAGCGTGCACGCCCAGAGGCGCGTCGCAGCGGCCGCCCGGGCCGCGGGCGCCAAGGTCCTTCTCGACGGCCAAGGGGCGGACGAGGTCTTCGCGGGGTACCCGCACTACCGGGCGGCGCGCCTCGCGACGCTGCTTGCCCGAGGCCGTCTCGCGCGGTTTGCCCGCGAGGCGCGGGCGTGCGGCCTCGCGTCGACCGCGGAAGCCTTCTATCTCATCCTCCCGCGCCCGGTGCGCGATGCCGTCCGACGCGTCGCGCACCGGCGCGCGCGGAAGCGGCTCGACCCGGGGCTCGCAGCGCGTCACCCCCTCCCCCGCGCGCCCGGGCTCCGGGGGTCGAGCCTCCTCAAGGCCGTGCTCGCCGACGGGCTTCGGCGATCGAGCCTCCCGTCGCTTCTGCGGTTCGCGGATCGCAACACGATGGCGGAAGGGGTCGAGGGCCGCTATCCCTTCCTCGACCGCGACGTCGTGGCGGCCGCGTTCGCCCTCGAGGACGAACGCCTCGTCTCCGACAACTGGACGAAGCGCGCGCTCCGGGAGGCGGCCGCGGGGCTCGTCCCCGACGCGATCCGGTCGGCGCGCGCCAAGGTCGACTTCCGCACGCCGGACGAGGCGTGGTTCGCGGGACCCCTCGCGAGATTGTTCGAGGAGCACCTGGGGGACGGCCGACTCGAGGAACGCGGATGGCTGGCGCCCGGCGAGGGCGCGCGTCTTCTCGCGGACCACGCCCGCGGCCGCGACAAGGGCATGGCCCGCCGGGCCTTCTTCCTCGAGGCCTGGGCGCGCGTCCACCTCGACGCACCCCAAGCGAGGATCGAACCCGGCGCGCTCCGGGCGCGCTCCGAATGA
- a CDS encoding MFS transporter, producing MAATGDIATDRATRREWIGLGVLSLTSLVVVMDLSVLHLAVPSLTRALAPSPAELLWIVDIYGFLVAGALITMGTLGDRIGRRRLLRIGAVAFALASAIAAFSSSSAMLIASRALMGLAGATLAPSTLALLRNMFRERGDLTTAIAIWSTSFAVGGILGPIVGGLLLERFWWGSVFLINVPIMAALFLLAPRLLPEFRHPSAERLDLASAALSLAGVLGVIYGVKRLAEGDAGTASAVAVVIGLALLGAFVLRQRRLEHPFIDLRLLRSTRFATLLVAFMFSATVMFSISFFGAQFLQLDLGFSPQEAGLWSVPGAAAIVVSGLLSPALGRRFDHARLIAAGYASAGVGLALFVQASLASDLALYVAAWVLVGLALGPVFTFSTELILRQAAPERAGSAAAVSETSAELGGALGIAVLGSLGVAIYRLSLAATAPPGLGAEDARAAAESLARAREIARGLPADLGEPLLAAARAAFGEAFATVAVVTAIAMLGTSIAVAVVFGRDLDRQA from the coding sequence GTGGCGGCGACGGGGGACATTGCGACGGATCGCGCGACGCGCCGCGAGTGGATCGGCCTGGGCGTTCTCTCGCTCACGAGCCTCGTCGTGGTCATGGACCTCTCGGTCCTCCACCTCGCCGTCCCCAGCCTCACGCGGGCGCTCGCCCCGTCGCCGGCGGAACTCCTCTGGATCGTCGACATCTACGGCTTCCTCGTCGCGGGGGCCCTCATCACGATGGGAACGCTCGGCGACCGCATCGGGCGGCGCCGGCTCCTGCGGATCGGCGCCGTCGCTTTCGCGCTCGCCTCGGCGATCGCGGCCTTCTCGTCGTCCTCCGCGATGCTCATCGCCTCCCGCGCGCTCATGGGGCTCGCGGGCGCCACGCTCGCCCCCTCCACGCTCGCGCTGCTGCGCAACATGTTCCGGGAGCGCGGCGACCTCACGACCGCGATCGCGATCTGGAGCACGAGCTTCGCGGTGGGCGGCATCCTCGGCCCGATCGTCGGCGGACTCCTGCTCGAGCGCTTCTGGTGGGGCTCCGTGTTCCTCATCAACGTCCCGATCATGGCGGCGCTCTTCCTCCTCGCGCCGCGGCTCCTTCCGGAATTCCGCCACCCGTCCGCCGAGCGGCTCGACCTCGCCTCCGCCGCGCTCTCGCTTGCGGGCGTCCTCGGCGTCATCTACGGCGTCAAGCGACTCGCGGAAGGGGATGCGGGGACCGCATCGGCCGTCGCGGTCGTCATCGGCCTCGCCCTCCTCGGCGCCTTCGTCCTCCGTCAGCGCCGCCTCGAGCATCCTTTCATCGACCTGCGCCTCCTGCGATCCACCCGCTTCGCGACGCTTCTCGTCGCGTTCATGTTCAGCGCGACGGTCATGTTCTCCATCTCCTTCTTCGGCGCGCAGTTCCTCCAGCTCGACCTCGGCTTCTCGCCCCAGGAGGCGGGACTCTGGTCCGTCCCCGGAGCGGCCGCCATCGTCGTGAGCGGCCTCCTCTCGCCCGCGCTGGGGCGGCGCTTCGACCACGCTCGCCTCATCGCCGCGGGCTACGCCTCCGCGGGCGTCGGTCTCGCGCTCTTCGTGCAGGCGTCGCTTGCGTCCGACCTCGCGCTCTACGTCGCGGCGTGGGTCCTGGTGGGCCTCGCGCTCGGACCGGTGTTCACGTTCTCGACGGAGCTCATCCTCCGTCAGGCGGCGCCCGAGCGCGCGGGATCCGCGGCGGCCGTGTCCGAGACGAGCGCGGAGCTGGGCGGCGCGCTCGGCATCGCGGTGCTCGGGAGCCTCGGCGTCGCCATCTATCGGCTGTCGCTCGCGGCGACTGCCCCGCCCGGCCTCGGCGCGGAGGACGCGCGCGCGGCCGCGGAGTCGCTCGCCCGCGCGCGCGAGATCGCTCGCGGACTTCCCGCCGACCTCGGGGAGCCGCTCCTCGCCGCCGCGAGGGCCGCCTTCGGCGAAGCCTTCGCGACCGTCGCCGTGGTGACGGCCATCGCCATGCTCGGCACGTCGATCGCGGTGGCGGTCGTGTTCGGGCGCGACCTCGACCGTCAAGCCTGA
- a CDS encoding fibrillarin-like rRNA/tRNA 2'-O-methyltransferase, with protein sequence MTRELYANVVQLEDSRLATRNLAPGRKVYDEDLVNVRGDEYRTWNPTRSKLAAYILKGGRSMPIGPQTRVLYLGAANGTTPSHVSDIASKGVVFSLEFSPRSFRDLVSVADHRSNIVPILGDAWRPDRYRRFAGNVEVLYQDIAQRHQAAIFARNLRVFAPAWGMFMVKARSVDVAADPRAVYDQVAHEVERDSGYALVESVDLGPYERDHAALLFKPRTERERRNR encoded by the coding sequence GTGACGCGCGAGCTGTACGCGAACGTCGTCCAGCTCGAGGATTCCCGTCTCGCGACGCGGAACCTCGCGCCCGGACGCAAGGTGTACGACGAAGATCTCGTGAACGTGCGCGGTGACGAGTACCGCACGTGGAACCCCACGCGGTCGAAGCTCGCCGCCTACATCCTGAAGGGCGGCCGCTCGATGCCGATCGGGCCGCAGACGCGTGTCCTCTACCTCGGCGCGGCGAACGGCACGACGCCGTCGCACGTGAGCGACATCGCCTCGAAGGGCGTCGTCTTCAGCCTCGAGTTCTCGCCGCGCTCCTTCCGCGACCTCGTATCCGTCGCGGACCACCGATCGAACATCGTGCCCATCCTGGGCGACGCGTGGAGGCCCGATCGTTACCGCCGTTTCGCGGGCAACGTGGAGGTCCTCTACCAGGACATCGCGCAGCGGCACCAGGCCGCCATCTTCGCGCGCAACCTCCGCGTGTTCGCGCCCGCCTGGGGCATGTTCATGGTGAAGGCCCGCAGCGTCGACGTCGCGGCCGATCCGCGCGCGGTCTACGACCAGGTCGCGCACGAGGTCGAGCGCGATTCGGGCTACGCGCTCGTCGAGAGCGTCGACCTCGGCCCCTACGAGCGCGACCACGCGGCGCTTCTCTTCAAGCCGAGGACGGAGCGCGAGCGCCGGAACCGCTAA
- the gatE gene encoding Glu-tRNA(Gln) amidotransferase subunit GatE — translation MTSDLDVIGLVVGLEIHQQLDTAKLFCRCASQLDEATTETFVRRLKPTESELGEVDRAALEEARKNLVFQYVASRETSCLVELDEEPPHPMNPEALDVGLTIATLLGMTPLDEIHTMRKIVIDGSNTSGFQRTSLVAAGGAVETPHGRVGIQSLCLEEDSARKLDPADGLVRYRLDRLGIPLVEIATLPDIRTPEHARETAEALGMVLRATGRVKRGLGTIRQDLNVSIRGGARVEVKGVQDLRIIPVAIEYEARRQALLAGLPAKLRAAEARVADADVDVTPAFSSTSAKTVRRTIDAGGCVAARALYGFAGLLGRKDPAETTPKPRLGKELADYARARAGVKGLFHSDELPAYGVTQAEVDAVRAALALGPADAFVLVAERADVAARALEAAADRARLAFDGVPEETREVADDGSSRYLRPLPGGARMYPETDVPPQRVTSDKRARIGAALPELWPAKEKRFAKQYGLGAEEARALARGEDAPLFERLASTSGLPREAARVLLHTLPELEREGIPRDRIADATLEETFALLKEGAFAKEALAPVLMKAAKDGLPPRKAAESLGLGAADMGEVEAAVDALVAERAAFIRERGPGAASALMGPLMAKFRGRVPGETLSKLVAERVKRLLDG, via the coding sequence GTGACGTCGGACCTCGACGTAATCGGCCTCGTCGTGGGACTTGAGATCCACCAGCAGCTCGACACGGCGAAGCTCTTCTGCCGCTGCGCCTCGCAGCTCGACGAGGCGACGACCGAGACGTTCGTGCGCCGCCTCAAGCCGACGGAAAGCGAGCTCGGCGAGGTCGACCGCGCTGCGCTCGAGGAGGCTCGCAAGAACCTCGTCTTCCAGTACGTCGCCTCGCGCGAGACGAGCTGCCTCGTGGAGCTCGACGAGGAGCCGCCCCACCCGATGAACCCCGAGGCGCTCGACGTCGGGCTCACCATCGCGACCCTGCTCGGGATGACGCCGCTCGACGAGATCCACACGATGCGGAAGATCGTGATCGACGGGAGCAACACGTCCGGCTTCCAGCGCACGAGCCTCGTCGCCGCGGGCGGCGCGGTCGAAACCCCGCACGGGAGGGTCGGCATCCAGTCGCTTTGTCTCGAGGAAGATTCCGCGCGCAAGCTCGATCCGGCCGATGGCCTCGTGCGCTACCGGCTCGACCGCCTCGGCATCCCGCTCGTCGAGATCGCGACGCTCCCGGACATCCGCACTCCGGAGCACGCGCGGGAGACCGCGGAAGCCCTCGGCATGGTCCTCCGGGCGACGGGCCGCGTGAAGCGCGGCCTCGGCACGATCCGGCAGGATCTGAACGTCTCCATCCGCGGCGGCGCGCGCGTGGAGGTCAAGGGCGTGCAGGATCTCAGGATCATCCCCGTCGCGATCGAATACGAGGCGCGACGCCAGGCCCTCCTCGCGGGACTTCCCGCGAAGCTCCGCGCGGCGGAGGCCCGGGTCGCGGACGCGGACGTGGACGTGACCCCCGCCTTCTCCTCGACCTCGGCGAAGACCGTACGCAGGACGATCGACGCGGGCGGCTGCGTCGCGGCGCGGGCGCTCTACGGCTTCGCGGGCCTCCTCGGTCGGAAAGACCCGGCCGAGACGACGCCGAAGCCTCGGCTCGGGAAGGAGCTCGCCGACTACGCGCGCGCCCGGGCCGGCGTGAAGGGACTCTTCCACTCGGACGAGCTTCCCGCGTACGGCGTCACGCAGGCGGAAGTCGACGCCGTGCGCGCCGCCCTCGCCCTCGGGCCGGCGGACGCGTTCGTCCTCGTCGCCGAGAGGGCCGACGTCGCGGCGCGCGCCCTCGAAGCCGCGGCGGACCGGGCACGCCTCGCGTTCGACGGCGTTCCCGAGGAGACGAGGGAGGTGGCCGACGACGGATCGTCGCGCTACCTGAGGCCGCTTCCCGGCGGGGCGCGCATGTATCCCGAGACGGACGTCCCGCCGCAGCGCGTGACGAGCGACAAGCGGGCGCGCATCGGCGCGGCGCTTCCCGAGCTCTGGCCCGCGAAGGAGAAGCGCTTCGCGAAGCAGTACGGCCTCGGCGCGGAGGAGGCCCGCGCGCTCGCGCGAGGCGAGGATGCGCCGCTCTTCGAGCGCCTCGCCTCGACGTCGGGCCTACCGCGCGAAGCCGCCCGCGTCCTCCTCCATACGCTCCCCGAGCTCGAGCGCGAAGGGATTCCGCGCGATCGGATCGCGGATGCGACCCTCGAGGAGACGTTCGCGCTGCTCAAGGAAGGCGCCTTCGCGAAGGAGGCGCTCGCGCCGGTCCTCATGAAGGCCGCAAAGGACGGCCTGCCGCCGAGGAAGGCCGCCGAGTCGCTCGGGCTCGGCGCGGCCGACATGGGCGAGGTCGAGGCCGCCGTCGACGCCCTCGTCGCCGAGCGCGCGGCCTTCATCCGCGAGCGCGGCCCGGGCGCGGCCTCCGCGCTCATGGGTCCCCTCATGGCGAAATTCCGCGGACGCGTTCCGGGCGAGACGCTCTCGAAGCTCGTCGCCGAGCGCGTGAAGCGCCTCCTCGATGGCTGA
- a CDS encoding NAD(P)H-dependent oxidoreductase, producing the protein MRLVFIAGSPRRKSRTRVLVERARDHARNEHPECETDLLDLAATTPEPFKDWETEYSDATRNVVERVLASDAMVVGSPVFNGSYSSAVKNLFEHIDYKELEGMVAGFIVVGGGDQSFLQVRAHLAQLMAYYRVPVVPRAVFATEEQVDEGPPEKILKRIDRLVDATFAAATGARAAADAERKMEREHAPQA; encoded by the coding sequence ATGCGTCTCGTCTTCATCGCCGGCAGCCCTCGACGCAAGTCGCGCACGCGCGTCCTCGTCGAGCGGGCCCGCGACCACGCTCGCAACGAGCACCCGGAATGCGAGACCGATCTCCTCGACCTCGCGGCGACGACCCCCGAGCCGTTCAAGGACTGGGAAACGGAATACTCGGACGCCACGCGGAATGTCGTTGAGCGCGTGCTCGCGTCCGATGCGATGGTCGTGGGATCGCCCGTGTTCAATGGCTCCTATTCTTCCGCGGTCAAGAACCTCTTCGAGCACATCGACTACAAGGAGCTCGAAGGGATGGTCGCGGGGTTCATCGTGGTGGGCGGCGGAGACCAGAGCTTCCTCCAGGTCCGCGCGCATCTCGCGCAGCTCATGGCCTACTACCGCGTGCCGGTCGTGCCGCGGGCGGTTTTCGCGACCGAGGAGCAGGTTGACGAGGGCCCGCCCGAAAAGATCCTCAAGCGGATCGATCGCCTCGTCGACGCGACCTTCGCGGCGGCAACCGGCGCGCGCGCGGCCGCGGACGCTGAGCGGAAGATGGAGCGCGAGCACGCGCCTCAGGCTTGA